The following coding sequences are from one Prochlorococcus sp. MIT 1314 window:
- a CDS encoding DUF805 domain-containing protein: protein MNKIQKEFEEIKNYYLLLFKNAFRFGGRATRKEYWYGIISHYIIFAFIAFILIPIFDSITTTNTFAQFCVGIILLSYFFPAIIGLLSIYYRRMRDVGKSSWFSFLFQILSAIPLLGIPFVIGTFAFLIQPSLIKNSDN, encoded by the coding sequence ATGAACAAAATTCAAAAGGAATTTGAAGAAATTAAAAATTATTATTTATTATTGTTTAAAAATGCATTTCGTTTTGGTGGGAGAGCAACTCGTAAAGAATATTGGTATGGAATTATTTCTCATTACATTATTTTTGCCTTTATCGCATTCATATTAATACCAATTTTTGATTCCATAACAACAACAAATACCTTTGCGCAATTTTGCGTGGGTATTATTCTGTTATCTTACTTTTTCCCAGCAATCATAGGTTTGTTATCTATTTATTATCGTCGTATGCGTGATGTCGGTAAGAGTAGTTGGTTTTCATTCTTATTCCAGATTTTGAGTGCTATCCCTTTGCTTGGTATTCCCTTTGTGATTGGGACTTTTGCTTTTTTAATTCAACCTTCTTTAATTAAAAATAGTGATAACTAA
- a CDS encoding extracellular solute-binding protein — MQKIKKLLYSALSCAFLFNVITPVNSTEREVKVYSGRHYNTDRGVYKKFADETGIKVRLIEASGISLIERLKREGKNSQADLILLVDAARITNAAKAGLLQSIQSSTLENDVPDGLKDPGKEWYALTRRVRVMVANPKVVDVEKIKDYTDLADPSLKGKVCLRNRKSPYNQSLVANQIVNKGQMQTKSWLNGMISNVSQPFFPGDISIIRAVSKKKCGVGIVNHYYVARMLAGVNGRRDALYAKKTSVITPNPAHVNISAGGIAKYATNQTEAVKLLEFLASPEGSKGLAAPTFEHPLKEVNQNEIVRNFGDFTPDKVTIEELGINNSLAIRLMKEAGWD, encoded by the coding sequence GTGCAAAAAATTAAAAAATTACTCTATTCAGCTTTGTCATGTGCTTTTCTTTTTAATGTTATAACTCCAGTAAATTCTACAGAAAGGGAAGTTAAAGTTTATTCAGGCAGACACTACAACACTGATAGAGGTGTTTATAAAAAATTTGCCGATGAAACTGGGATTAAAGTTCGATTAATTGAGGCTTCTGGTATTTCTTTAATCGAGAGATTGAAAAGGGAAGGTAAGAATTCTCAGGCAGATTTGATTCTGCTTGTTGACGCAGCAAGAATTACTAATGCAGCAAAAGCAGGTTTACTTCAGAGTATTCAATCATCAACTTTAGAAAATGATGTTCCGGATGGATTGAAGGATCCTGGGAAGGAATGGTATGCATTAACTAGAAGAGTTAGGGTTATGGTAGCTAATCCAAAAGTTGTAGATGTTGAAAAAATTAAAGACTATACAGATCTTGCTGACCCATCCTTAAAGGGCAAAGTTTGCTTAAGAAATAGAAAAAGTCCATATAATCAGTCTTTAGTCGCTAATCAAATAGTTAATAAAGGTCAAATGCAAACTAAATCTTGGTTGAATGGAATGATTTCAAATGTTTCTCAACCCTTTTTCCCTGGGGATATTTCTATAATTAGAGCTGTTTCGAAGAAAAAGTGTGGTGTAGGGATTGTGAATCATTATTACGTAGCAAGAATGCTTGCAGGTGTTAACGGAAGAAGAGATGCCTTATATGCAAAAAAAACATCCGTTATTACCCCTAATCCAGCACATGTGAATATAAGTGCAGGCGGAATTGCTAAATACGCAACAAATCAAACTGAAGCTGTTAAACTACTTGAGTTTTTAGCATCCCCAGAAGGAAGTAAAGGCTTAGCAGCACCAACTTTTGAGCATCCTCTAAAAGAAGTAAATCAGAATGAGATAGTCAGAAATTTTGGAGACTTTACTCCTGATAAAGTTACGATAGAAGAACTAGGGATTAATAATTCTCTTGCTATAAGGTTAATGAAAGAAGCTGGTTGGGATTAA
- a CDS encoding Fe2+-dependent dioxygenase, with translation MNYLTSQLLIEDEIEILIKDLKKESAAWEDGKKTAGSYASKVKNNLQLNRDSKTSKKYSQLILKKILSNPLIKSFALPKTIHGIMFTKSLKNMEYGRHIDNPFMSSGRSDLSFTIFLTDKNSYGGGELIIEEMNNEKEFKLKAGEIVIYPSSYLHSVKKIEYGERLVCVGWIESYVKSIEEREYLFDLDAGARGLLARNGRSDELDLIFKSYSNLLRLLGN, from the coding sequence ATGAATTATTTAACCAGCCAACTTCTCATTGAAGATGAAATTGAAATATTAATTAAAGACCTTAAAAAAGAATCTGCAGCTTGGGAGGATGGGAAAAAAACCGCTGGAAGTTATGCATCAAAAGTAAAGAATAATCTGCAACTAAATAGGGATTCAAAAACTTCAAAAAAATACTCTCAATTAATTCTTAAAAAAATCCTATCTAATCCATTAATAAAAAGTTTTGCTTTACCCAAAACCATTCATGGAATTATGTTTACTAAATCCCTAAAGAATATGGAATATGGGAGACATATAGATAACCCATTTATGTCATCGGGCAGATCAGATTTGTCTTTTACAATTTTCTTAACAGATAAAAATTCATATGGAGGAGGAGAACTAATTATTGAAGAGATGAATAATGAAAAAGAATTCAAATTAAAAGCTGGAGAGATAGTTATTTATCCTAGTTCTTACCTACATTCAGTAAAGAAAATCGAATACGGAGAAAGACTAGTATGTGTAGGTTGGATTGAAAGTTATGTAAAATCAATTGAAGAAAGAGAATATTTATTCGATCTTGATGCTGGTGCTAGAGGTTTACTAGCTAGAAATGGTAGATCTGATGAATTGGATTTAA